A window of Oscillatoria sp. FACHB-1407 genomic DNA:
CGTTGCGGCTCCGGACAGACTATCTGGCGATCGTTACGATTGGCGTATCAGAGGTGATTCGCCTGGTGGCAGTCAATGAGGATTGGCTCACCAAAGGTACGTTTGGCATTCAACGGTTTCCCCTGCCCCTGGCAGAGCTTAGCCCAAATGGGTTTGTTCGGGCATTGATGATTGGGTTACTCACAGGCGTGCTGGGTTTGGGCTATTGGCAGTGGTGGCGGTGGGTACGGCAAACTACCCAAGGAGTTGAACGGCATATCCTCCTCAATGGCTCCTTTAAAGCCTTGGTTTATCTAGTCTCTATTCCAGTGGCGTTAGTGGCTTTGGGTTGGATCTCGCGGCTCCTCAGAAGTTCCAACATTTTGCCGAACTGGGTGATTGGTTTAGGCTTGTTAGCCACAGTCATCGCGATCGCCTGGTCTTATCTCTGGCTATCAGGTCAACTCTCGCGGCGCGTCGTCGCATGGACTGCCGGATTGACCATCGCGGCAAATTTGATTGGCTTCATTTTGAGCCTGGTTGTTTACCGCTACGCTGTGTTGGCATTAGTTCACTATTCTCGTAACCCAACCAAAACCGGGTTAATGTTAATCTCTGTGCTATTGGTGGCTCTGGTCTATTGGGCAGTAGAGAAACTGGTGCGATCGCCCTGGGGACGGGTGCTCAAAGCCATTCGCGAAGATGAAGAAGTCGCCAAGGCACTCGGCAAAAACGTATTCTGGTACAAACTCCAGGTCTTAATGCTCAGCGGTGGATTAGCCGGAATCGCTGGTTCACTCTATGCCTGGCAGTTGACCACCGTTTACCCCGATAACTTTCAACCCCTCGTCACATTTAACGCCTGGACAATGGTTGTCTTAGGCGGGGCAGGGAGTAACCCAGGCACCTTATTGGGAGCAACTCTCTTCTGGGCATATCAAACCATTACCCGCTTTGTCTTAGAAGATATCGTGCCGTTAGATGATGCTCGCCTGGGCGCATTCCGCATTATGGTGATTGGGCTGTTGTTGATCGTATTGATGATGTGGCGACCCCAGGGCGTTTTGGGCAAAAAGGAGGAACTCACCCTTGGTCGATAACTCGCAATTTCAAAAGGCAGATCGCTCCACCAGTGACCTCCCCAGTAGGGAAGCTACTTTGCCTCGCTCCTCTGCTTTGTTAGCTGCCCATCGTCTGACCAAAAGCTTTGGCGGCATCCGAGCGGTCGATCGCGCCTCAATTGAGGTTCCCCAGGGCAGCATCACCGGGCTGATTGGTCCCAATGGAGCAGGCAAAACAACCCTGTTTAATCTCTTGTCTAACTTCATTCGCTCTGATAGCGGTGAAGTCCATTTTGATGGCAACCCAATTCACCTACTACCCCCCTATCAAATCGCTCAACAAGGCTTAGTACGGACGTTTCAGGTGGCTCGTGTGTTATCACGTCTATCCGTGATGGAAAATATGTTGCTGGCAACGCAACACCAGACCGGAGAGAGCTTTTGGAATGTCTGGTTGCGTCCCAAGCAAGTGATGCATGAGGAACGACACCAACGCCAACGTGCCAGCGAAATCTTAGACTCTGTAGGGCTGTCTCATATGGCGCAGGAGTATGCAGGTGCTCTGTCGGGAGGGCAACGCAAACTCCTGGAGTTAGCCAGAGCTTTGATGGTCAGACCAAAACTTATCCTGCTCGATGAACCTGCTGCGGGTGTGAATCCAACCCTGATCAACCAGATTTGTGACCACGTTAGAACCTGGAACCAGGAGGGCATTAGCTTTTTGATCATCGAACACAACATGGATGTGATCATGTCGTTGTGCGATCGCGTCTGGGTGTTAGCCGAGGGACGCAACCTTGCCTCTGGTACACCGACCGAAATCCAAAGCAATGCTCAGGTTTTGGAAGCCTATCTAGGGCAGTAACCATCTATCCTTCACCTTTCCAAAAAATGACAGGTCTCGTGATAATTGAGGGCAACCTGATAAAAGGGCATGTATGCTGAGCCGTTAGAATAGTGTTATGCCATTCACCTAAAACTGTTAGTTTGGAGCCAATTTCTAAGAAATTGTATTTCTATACCAACCCAAGGGTTGATTAAGGCGGGTGCAGGGTGGGAACTCCTGGTGAGGGCAAAGCCTCCAAACTTCCTCTTATCAACTGTCTCAACGTTGCTATAGAGTGCTCTATTTTGCTTTAGCTAAAAAATAACTGATGCACTCAGGGTTGCAAATCGCTTCATTCTGGGTCCAACAGACCAGTTTTGACAAAAAAACTAACGCTGCATAGTTTCTCCCTGCATAGTTCCGTAAAATGCATCGTATTCATTAATTACTCGGCTGTTGTTGTTGTGAAGTATGTGTTAATGCTTGATTGGCAGTTGTTGACCCCTGTGGGGGATCTTGACCCGGTGAGGTGGCGATGATTGACCCTAACATTGGGCGAATCTTGTCCAATCGTTATCAACTCGTGGAATTGCTGGGTCAAGGGGCCATGGGTCGCGTTTATGGAGCCAGAGACGTCCTCTTGGGTGGCGTTCCGGTGGCTGCTAAATTTCTGGCGCAAACCCTGTTGAATCAAAAGATGCGCGATCGCTTTGAAAAGGAAGCCAAAACCTGTGCGGGGTTAGGGCAGCGCAGCATGAATATTGTGCGAGTGATGGATTATGGAGCGGATGACGACGAAATCCCCTACTACATCATGGAATACCTTAAAGGGGAAAGCCTCAGCGACGTTATCAGCCGTCAGCCCCTGCCATTGCCTCGCTTTGTCCGATTGACCCGACAAGTCTGTTTAGGGTTGCAGTGTGCTCACCAGGGGATTGAGATTGATGGCGAAATCTATCCCGTGGTTCACCGTGATATCAAACCCAGCAATATTCTGGTCATCCAGGATGAAAACTTTGGAGAGTTAGCCAAGATTCTGGACTTTGGCATTGCCAAAGTGCTGCAAGCCGATAGCGGTCAAACCAACTGCTTTATGGGCACGCTGGCATATGCCTCACCAGAACAAATGGAGGGACACGAGCTAGATGGGCGTTCTGACATCTACAGCCTCGGAGTCATGATGTTTCAGATGCTCACGGGCAAAATGCCTCTGCATGTAGACACACACACCTTTGGTGGCTGGTATCGGGCACACCATCAACAACCCCCACGCTCGTTTGAGTCAGCCAACTCCAATGTCAAGTTGCCCAAGCCACTTGAAAACCTGGTGATGAGTTGCCTCGCCAAGTCACCGAGCGATCGCCCCCAATCTATCAACGAGGTGTTAAAGGCACTCGATCCTTTCTATCAAAAATACAGTGCCTCTCAAGAACTGAGAGATCGCCTCAAGGATTTTGTGGGTCGGGTGCCAATCAATCCAACACCCAAAGTTCCGACTTCGCTCAACCCAGAAGAAATTTGTCGGTTAGCGTCGTGGCCTGCCGATAAACCTCGCGCCGAAATTGTCTTTCCCAATGCCATTCGGACGAGTAATGAGACACTGGCAACGCTTTGGGTCATGATGACGCAATCTGAGATTGAAAAGCGACTGATTTGCACCCGATACAAGCAATTTTTGTTTATTCCGGCTCCACACCCCACCCTTTTGTGGCTGACGGTGCTCTATAACCAGGAATACGGTCCTCGTTGGGTGCCCTGCTATCTCGACCTGAAGTCAACTCAGGGACAAAAGATGGCACGCTTTGTGATTGAAAGCATAAGATGAGCAAACCGCTCATCTTATGCTTTCAGAATTGGCTGCTCATTTTATGCTTACGAAATACCCTTGAGTAAGCATAAAATGAACATGCGTCTACTAGCCTTGGTGATCGCTTCGGCAGGTAGGCGCATGGATTCTCGATTCTTTTTTTAAAGAAATCCTAGCTGATACCGTACTTTATCTAAAGCCATGCAGACCTCCTCCTCTCTAAAGTAGGCAGGCTTACCTAAACGCAGGGAAATGCTACTGCGTGTTGGCTCTTCCCCTTCCTCGTAGAGTTTTATTGCAATTTCTTGGACTTCCAAGCACTTTTGATTGATTTTACTAATGTGTTTAGATTTGCGATACTCTAAATATCGACCAGAGAGATTACGGCAAAGTTCTGGAAAGTGCCTGCGAAGAAAGTTTGGATCATAGTTAAGCTGTTTGGCAATGCGTTGCATTGACCAGGACGTATATGTATCGTTGTCAAGGAATTCTTTCAATAAAGAGTGAATTTTGGAGGCATCGAATGATTTACTAGCGGAGCGTCTCGAATTGAAAATGACTGGACTGTGAGATGTTCTGATCGCCCCACTATTTTCCAAGTTAATACCAGTTTCTATGAGAAAATCGCTGACAGGTAGTTCCAAATAATGGCAAATCTTTAGAAGGGCATCAAGCTGTGGCAATACCTTGCCTGACATCCACAGCCAAACTGTATTTTTGGGCATCTCAAGCTGCCGAGCAAACTCGGCAGTATTTCCCTTAGCTATTTGATCAATACAGGCTCTTAGCTTCCTTGCAACCCTTTCCCTTGTTGGTGGACTAGGTAGGGATGGTGCTTTTACAAACAGATCCCCTACAGTTTCTGAAACCCATAGCTGCCAATCCAACCCACCTGGCTCCTCTTCCGTGTCTTTAAGCTGTTGACCAAGCCACTCTCCACATTTAGAACAACAGCCTGGGCGAGAGAGCCATCCTAAACAAGGTAGTTGACGTTCACAGTAAGGACAATGAGTATGCAAAGGCTGGCGGTGATAAGGACAGATTTTAACTACCTCCAGCGACCATAGGAGGAGATCACATACTGGTTGGTTCCCTGTGAGATAATCTTCGTAGCACTTAGGACACCAAGCACGATTACGGCGTAGTAACCCTTTGGCAGGAAAAACCTCGGCCCAGGTTAGCATGGTTAGTAATCTTAAATTATTCTGCGTAGTAAGTCTTTCCAGTGCCTGGACTAGATCAGCAGCCATAGCGCCTGTTCCATTAAAAGCTTCTGTACGACTGCTCATCCCATGAAGATAGCTCTTGCTATTAGGTTGTCTTAAAAACGTTACAAATTCTTTTGCCAGTAGAGTGCCTGTATTAACGTAGTGAAGCCTAGCAAGGCGAGCAATGTATCCAGTCAAACTTTCAACGTAAGATGTACCAATTCCTACGGGAGGCAGGCAATAGAGCCAGCTGCGTGGGGGAACTTCAGGCAAAGTGAGATCCCATGAATTATAAGAGGGGAAGATTTCATCCATAGTCTTAGTTTCAAGTCAACCTTCCCAACCCAGTTGATGCCGAACTTCTTGCAAGGCTTCAATAGCAGCCTGCATCACAATTGACTTGGGCTTGCTTAAACAGTTTGAGACATTAGTACGTGTAGGTTCAATCCCTTGCTTATTTAACTGAAAAGCAACTTCTTTAACCTCTTGGCGAAGTTTTTCTATGCGGACTGTCTTGAGCATCTGTCGATACTCTTTATGACGATCTGAAATAGCCCTAGATAGCTCTGGGAAAGTGGTTGTTAGCAGCTGAACACTAAATCCTTCCTGTCTAGCGACATCTTGCATTGAGGGAGGTGGACATTCCTCCTTTTGAAGAGTACTCTCTAAGATACTTCGCATTTTTTCGAAGCGTCGCACCCTTTCATAATCAAGATGTTTCTCTGCGAGAGCGTAAGATAGACTTGAGGCGTGGTAGTACAATGGACCTGAGCTTGCATAACCGAGCCGTTTGCTTAACTCTGTAACCGATGGCGGTGGGTTTTCGAGTAGTGCCTCCTTTAAAGCAAGCTCTATACTGCTTTGATTATGTCGAATTACAAAACTTTCCCTTTTAGTAGAATTCTTTAATTGAGGCAGTCGTGCAGATGCTCTTGCCAGATCTTCTACTGTAGGCTCCTCTGTTAAAAACTTTAGTAAGGTAACTTCAAGATGCTTGCAAAGTTGTAACAATGTCTTTAAAGAGGGAAAAGTTTTTCCTTTAATATGGCGATGAATTTGTTGATCCTCTATACCAACTTTATTGGCAAAGCTGGACACATTTCCCTCAGAAGTTCCCTCTACATAGGCAGCGATCGCCATTGAGATAGTTGCTTTAGATGGAGAACAGACTAGGCTAGGTGCAGTAGCAAGTAGGCTTCCTATGTTTTCAGAAGCCCATAATTGCCAATTCAAGTCACTCTTTAAAGGCTCTCCTAAATCTGTTTGAATAGAATTCTGGTTAGTTCCCAGCCATTCCTTGCATTTAGAGCAGTAGCCAGGTCTAGAGTACCAATCAAGGGGCCTATTCTCTTTTTGGCAGTATGGACACTTAGTACAAAGAGGGTAGTGGTGATTGGAGCAGATTTTGATGGCATCAAAGAACCACAAAAGCGGCTCATAGATTTGCTTCCCAGCGTCCTTCCACTCCTGATAGCAGACAGGACACCAAGCTCGGCTAGGGCGAAGCAAATACCTGAGAGGAATTACTTCAACCCAAGGCAAAACCGATAAAAACTTTAAGTCATGACGTAGAGTCAAGTGTTCAAGTGCTGAGATTAAAGCACTAGTCCAATTAGATGCTCCATTGAAGGCTCGTGTGTAACGCCCGTATAGCTTATCTATGCCCCCTGCACGTCCATCAAATGTGTATCCCTCCTTCATCAGCGGACCGATTTGGGTTAGGATGAGCATTCCTGTTTCAACATAATGAGTTTCAGATAGGCGAGCGACATAACCTGTCAAACTTTCTACATAAGCTGTTCCCAAACCAATTGGTTCTAAACAGAATAAACGGCTGCGTGTTGGAGTTGTCGGCTCCTCCAAGTTCCAAGAGCCATAGATAATCCTTGAGTCAACCGTCATTTTGTTCTCCTGTAGGACGACGGGTTGGGTTTGGCTTACCTACATTCCGAGGCTCTCCTTTTCCTTGAGAAGTTGCTGTATCAGATTGAGAAGTCACCTGTGTGATTGATGCTTGACTGGCAACTAGACCTAAAGCCATTCTTAAATCATTCTTCCCCGCATCCTTGTCCCTAAACTTCCCCTCCGCCTCCATAGCTTCGGTCAACATAATTTTGCATTGTTCTACAGACCAAGCGTGCTTCATCAAATCTTTATAAGTGATCGTTTTTGCTGATGGATCAGTTTTAAGGACTGCACTGAGTGTACGAGATAGCCAATCTTTAAGAATCCCAACGCAACCAATCGTCCGTTCATAGCAGAAATCCCAATGGCTAGCTAAGTCGGGCATTTCTGGTAGCGGTAAGTAGTATTGGAAAGTTTTAACAATATTTTCAAAAGTTTTTAGATCTTCAGGAGTTGATTGATAGCGTGAAAAGTGGATGTCAATACTACGACGGCATAACTGGGCACTTAAATTCCGAAGAACTATTAACTCATATGTTCCAACAAGAACAAATTGAACCCCAGAAATATTCGCAATAGATTTGATGCAATCTGTCTGATCCTTCAACTTACGTCCACTGCTTAACTTTCCTAGATTTTGGGCTTCGTCAATAAAGAATGCATCAGGATGACGTTGACGTAATGCTTCTTCAAAAGAGAGGCGCAACTTTAGTTTGTTTTTGTCAGGATTAGGCTTTTTTTTAGCGAAATCAGGAGAAACCTTGTTATCAATCAACGGTTCTTGCAAAGCAGTCAAACCCCGGACATAAAAATCCTTCCAGTCAAAATTGCTAAATTCTGGTGTTGCAGCTTCAACAACTGCACAGGGAATCCGTGCTCTATCCTCAAACAAAGTAGGTAAAGCAGACTCAATGAGAGTTTTTCTGACCTTGCGTATCAAAGTCGATTTGCCGACACCACTAGGACCAAATACAAAGACGAGTGGCGGTTTAGAAGATTCGTATATAGAGTCTGTCAATTGTTTAACCGCCTCAACTAACCTTGGATGTGGCATTGTATAGTTATCAAAAAAGATTGTCCTTTCCTGAACAGAAGAGTTTAATAGCTCACGGGGAAAACCATTCATTAGTTGCATTAAAACTCTCCATAAAATACAAAGTCATCTACGTCATCCTCAACACTTCTTGCTTCTCCTTCATTATTTTCTTCGGCAATATTTTTGAAAGTGTCAACTTTAGAGTTTGAGTTTAAGTTGATTTGAGAAACAATCTCAATATTCTGATGCGGCGATGCTTTTGAATTAATAGGGTTTCTATTCTCGTCAAATCCAGCGTCAAGCATTTGCAAAACATGACGATTTTCGGAAGCTTTTAGGCGTTCTTCCATTAATCGTCCTTCTTTCGCTTCCACTGAACTAAGAAATTGAACTAATTCTTTGTCAGTTTCAATGGTTTTTTGCCCTTGAAGAAGCTTACGCTTACGCAAATCTGCACTAGCAAGTCGAATTTCTTTTTCAGAACGACCCTGAAGATACTGATAGTAGTTAGATACACATTGTACCCACTGCCCTTGAACGAGAGCATAAGCAACCCCAGCATCAAACGGGTCATATCTTGCCTCTACTGAGGATCTCTCTATTTCTGGATTGCGAAAAGCGTTAGACCAGTAGTAGATATTGTGAATCTTTATTCCATAACCAGGTTGTACTTTCCGTGTACCACCATCAGGGGCAGGCAAAGTTAGTATGCGGAAAACTTCATCATATTCAACTCTCCGATGTGAACGATCACCTCCTAATGCAATTCCCTCATTAAAAGCTTCGCGGGGGCTTTTACCTAATGCTGAGTGTTCCCGCTTGTCATATATCTCATAAGCCCACTCACAAAGTGATTCGTAAAGAGCATCTAATGTCCAAGTCGCTAAAGTTTTAGGGTTGACTGATTTAGTGACTTGACGCTGTTTCTTCATGATTTGAGTGTTACCCGTCAACTCATGAATGAATTGGGTATTAGCAATACCAAAGAGCCTTTCAGGGACAGCCCCAAATCGTGCTTTAGCTATAGGACGATGCTTCTTAGTGGAATAGTGGTAAGCTATTAACTGTTCGAAATAATGGCTGTGAAATTCTGGTCCATTATCTACTATTAGAGTTTGAGGAAATCTTCTAAATCGCTGTACACAAATACGCAATGCCATCATGCATGAGCGATAGCTTGGTTCCTCATAGGTGAGATAAACCACTAGTAATCTTCTTGAAAAGGCATCACACATAAAGGTAGCCCAAGGGCGACCAAGATTATGTTTTATTGCATCACTAATAGAGATTTGGCTACAAGTAGTGAGAGATTGAATGGAACTAATTAATTGAATGTCTAGTTCTGTGTGGTCTAGATGAACAATCTCAAAAGGACGATTACCATGTCGAGGAGTAGTAATTTCTAATTCCCAGTAAAACGGCTCCTTCTGAATAGCGGCTCGACGACCTTCGCGTTTAAATGTTTGATTAACTCCACTACGTTGATTAATTACTTTGGAAAAGGTTGTTCGGCTTAATGGGATAAGCGGTGGTTCGTGAGCGGAGCATGCTTCAACATAACTTTGATAGACTCGAAGAACTTTTCGGTTTTTGGAATTTTCATAATTTTCTTCTATAAATTTGATCATGAATTGATGAGAATTTTCATCAACCTTTAGCATATGGTTTCCCTTCTCATGATTTCTAGAAAAAAGTCCAATATATCCATTTCCGTATAGTTCTTCAGACTTACGAAAGGAATCTCGCCAGCGACGAATTGTACTAGAGGGTCCAGGAGGAGGATTGTTACCTAAGTAGGGTTGAAGTATTTCGTATCGACGATTCGCTTCCTCAATATCTTCAGGACGAGCACGACGTAGGATCTCTTGGATTTCTGCCTTTGTTTCAACAATTTCCTCAACAGTTGGAGATAGTATCTTCCCTTCTGATATCAATC
This region includes:
- a CDS encoding branched-chain amino acid ABC transporter permease — its product is MEGFIVSLIIFTAIFAIFGIGLNLQWGFTGLINFGHVAFMAVGAYATVLLSLSGVPLLLATLLGAAIAALLGLVIGISTLRLRTDYLAIVTIGVSEVIRLVAVNEDWLTKGTFGIQRFPLPLAELSPNGFVRALMIGLLTGVLGLGYWQWWRWVRQTTQGVERHILLNGSFKALVYLVSIPVALVALGWISRLLRSSNILPNWVIGLGLLATVIAIAWSYLWLSGQLSRRVVAWTAGLTIAANLIGFILSLVVYRYAVLALVHYSRNPTKTGLMLISVLLVALVYWAVEKLVRSPWGRVLKAIREDEEVAKALGKNVFWYKLQVLMLSGGLAGIAGSLYAWQLTTVYPDNFQPLVTFNAWTMVVLGGAGSNPGTLLGATLFWAYQTITRFVLEDIVPLDDARLGAFRIMVIGLLLIVLMMWRPQGVLGKKEELTLGR
- a CDS encoding ABC transporter ATP-binding protein: MVDNSQFQKADRSTSDLPSREATLPRSSALLAAHRLTKSFGGIRAVDRASIEVPQGSITGLIGPNGAGKTTLFNLLSNFIRSDSGEVHFDGNPIHLLPPYQIAQQGLVRTFQVARVLSRLSVMENMLLATQHQTGESFWNVWLRPKQVMHEERHQRQRASEILDSVGLSHMAQEYAGALSGGQRKLLELARALMVRPKLILLDEPAAGVNPTLINQICDHVRTWNQEGISFLIIEHNMDVIMSLCDRVWVLAEGRNLASGTPTEIQSNAQVLEAYLGQ
- a CDS encoding serine/threonine-protein kinase; amino-acid sequence: MIDPNIGRILSNRYQLVELLGQGAMGRVYGARDVLLGGVPVAAKFLAQTLLNQKMRDRFEKEAKTCAGLGQRSMNIVRVMDYGADDDEIPYYIMEYLKGESLSDVISRQPLPLPRFVRLTRQVCLGLQCAHQGIEIDGEIYPVVHRDIKPSNILVIQDENFGELAKILDFGIAKVLQADSGQTNCFMGTLAYASPEQMEGHELDGRSDIYSLGVMMFQMLTGKMPLHVDTHTFGGWYRAHHQQPPRSFESANSNVKLPKPLENLVMSCLAKSPSDRPQSINEVLKALDPFYQKYSASQELRDRLKDFVGRVPINPTPKVPTSLNPEEICRLASWPADKPRAEIVFPNAIRTSNETLATLWVMMTQSEIEKRLICTRYKQFLFIPAPHPTLLWLTVLYNQEYGPRWVPCYLDLKSTQGQKMARFVIESIR
- a CDS encoding helix-turn-helix domain-containing protein, whose translation is MDEIFPSYNSWDLTLPEVPPRSWLYCLPPVGIGTSYVESLTGYIARLARLHYVNTGTLLAKEFVTFLRQPNSKSYLHGMSSRTEAFNGTGAMAADLVQALERLTTQNNLRLLTMLTWAEVFPAKGLLRRNRAWCPKCYEDYLTGNQPVCDLLLWSLEVVKICPYHRQPLHTHCPYCERQLPCLGWLSRPGCCSKCGEWLGQQLKDTEEEPGGLDWQLWVSETVGDLFVKAPSLPSPPTRERVARKLRACIDQIAKGNTAEFARQLEMPKNTVWLWMSGKVLPQLDALLKICHYLELPVSDFLIETGINLENSGAIRTSHSPVIFNSRRSASKSFDASKIHSLLKEFLDNDTYTSWSMQRIAKQLNYDPNFLRRHFPELCRNLSGRYLEYRKSKHISKINQKCLEVQEIAIKLYEEGEEPTRSSISLRLGKPAYFREEEVCMALDKVRYQLGFL
- a CDS encoding TniQ family protein → MTVDSRIIYGSWNLEEPTTPTRSRLFCLEPIGLGTAYVESLTGYVARLSETHYVETGMLILTQIGPLMKEGYTFDGRAGGIDKLYGRYTRAFNGASNWTSALISALEHLTLRHDLKFLSVLPWVEVIPLRYLLRPSRAWCPVCYQEWKDAGKQIYEPLLWFFDAIKICSNHHYPLCTKCPYCQKENRPLDWYSRPGYCSKCKEWLGTNQNSIQTDLGEPLKSDLNWQLWASENIGSLLATAPSLVCSPSKATISMAIAAYVEGTSEGNVSSFANKVGIEDQQIHRHIKGKTFPSLKTLLQLCKHLEVTLLKFLTEEPTVEDLARASARLPQLKNSTKRESFVIRHNQSSIELALKEALLENPPPSVTELSKRLGYASSGPLYYHASSLSYALAEKHLDYERVRRFEKMRSILESTLQKEECPPPSMQDVARQEGFSVQLLTTTFPELSRAISDRHKEYRQMLKTVRIEKLRQEVKEVAFQLNKQGIEPTRTNVSNCLSKPKSIVMQAAIEALQEVRHQLGWEG
- a CDS encoding AAA family ATPase produces the protein MQLMNGFPRELLNSSVQERTIFFDNYTMPHPRLVEAVKQLTDSIYESSKPPLVFVFGPSGVGKSTLIRKVRKTLIESALPTLFEDRARIPCAVVEAATPEFSNFDWKDFYVRGLTALQEPLIDNKVSPDFAKKKPNPDKNKLKLRLSFEEALRQRHPDAFFIDEAQNLGKLSSGRKLKDQTDCIKSIANISGVQFVLVGTYELIVLRNLSAQLCRRSIDIHFSRYQSTPEDLKTFENIVKTFQYYLPLPEMPDLASHWDFCYERTIGCVGILKDWLSRTLSAVLKTDPSAKTITYKDLMKHAWSVEQCKIMLTEAMEAEGKFRDKDAGKNDLRMALGLVASQASITQVTSQSDTATSQGKGEPRNVGKPNPTRRPTGEQNDG
- a CDS encoding TnsA endonuclease N-terminal domain-containing protein — protein: MGLTIQFESHRNELARIYELEHDPDVLEYYDQPPSIELIYQAKSGRQNRHRYTPDFFIIRTNSAGWEECKTEQELIKLGQDSPNRYRKEEDKKWHCPPGEEYASRFGLSFNVWSDTEISWVFQQNFVWLEDYIGLEASSVSDEASQAVVAKVETETGITLAELLQQAEGFNADDVYTLIVTDQLYVDLERFKLAEPETVRIFLNKELALAFDRITSICPSSIPTSLHNVQIAVGSSLLWDGELWVVANTGITSTALLRSDGEFTALPNPTIERLISEGKILSPTVEEIVETKAEIQEILRRARPEDIEEANRRYEILQPYLGNNPPPGPSSTIRRWRDSFRKSEELYGNGYIGLFSRNHEKGNHMLKVDENSHQFMIKFIEENYENSKNRKVLRVYQSYVEACSAHEPPLIPLSRTTFSKVINQRSGVNQTFKREGRRAAIQKEPFYWELEITTPRHGNRPFEIVHLDHTELDIQLISSIQSLTTCSQISISDAIKHNLGRPWATFMCDAFSRRLLVVYLTYEEPSYRSCMMALRICVQRFRRFPQTLIVDNGPEFHSHYFEQLIAYHYSTKKHRPIAKARFGAVPERLFGIANTQFIHELTGNTQIMKKQRQVTKSVNPKTLATWTLDALYESLCEWAYEIYDKREHSALGKSPREAFNEGIALGGDRSHRRVEYDEVFRILTLPAPDGGTRKVQPGYGIKIHNIYYWSNAFRNPEIERSSVEARYDPFDAGVAYALVQGQWVQCVSNYYQYLQGRSEKEIRLASADLRKRKLLQGQKTIETDKELVQFLSSVEAKEGRLMEERLKASENRHVLQMLDAGFDENRNPINSKASPHQNIEIVSQINLNSNSKVDTFKNIAEENNEGEARSVEDDVDDFVFYGEF